A single window of Anopheles moucheti chromosome 2, idAnoMoucSN_F20_07, whole genome shotgun sequence DNA harbors:
- the LOC128297629 gene encoding RNA-binding protein NOB1, with protein MPKFQHLIVDTAAFVKNLQLQNYAENCYTVPGVLAEIRNDRQIKSLAVLPYNLQVKSPDPDVFSQVVAIAKKTGDYASLSMVDLQVIALTYELETIHVGREHLRDEPTPAITVTADTKPAALQGTELLKGFYVPSKKDEDHDERQQDRTVSESSQEHNESEDQEQSESVSEAVTDEQIENVLGSGNEEEDPDDEIYEEDDDFEDEDEDEDDDNDDGGWITPSNIKQVKRDMGMDLHEEAPTTVACITTDYALQNVLKQIGLQVAALDGRIIKQVRTYILRCYSCFKTTPDATKTFCPKCGNRTLKKVAVSLDSEGKQIIHINTRRPLTAKYKNRPVAKFDGGKYATNPLLFEDQPLPQQRISRKARSKTNALGDDYTAGYSPFVMRDVDSRSAVLRGSSNLKQRMTNYAYDNKRRGYKK; from the exons ATGCCGAAATTTCAACATTTAATTGTGGATACTGCAGCATTTGTGAAAAATTTGCAGCTTCAG AACTATGCCGAGAACTGCTATACCGTACCGGGTGTCCTTGCCGAAATCCGTAACGATCGACAGATTAAGTCCTTGGCCGTGCTTCCGTACAATCTGCAAGTGAAGAGCCCGGACCCCGATGTGTTTTCGCAAGTAGTAGCAATAGCAAAGAAAACTGGCGATTATGCTTCGCTCTCGATGGTCGATCTGCAGGTTATTGCACTAACGTACGAACTGGAAACAATTCACGTAGGGCGTGAACATCTGCGTGATGAACCGACGCCAGCCATCACGGTAACCGCCGATACAAAGCCAGCTGCTCTACAGGGTACAGAATTGTTGAAGGGTTTTTATGTTCCGTCGAAAAAGGATGAAGACCACGACGAACGGCAACAGGACAGAACTGTTTCTGAGTCGTCACAAGAACATAATGAATCTGAGGATCAAGAGCAATCTGAGTCGGTTTCTGAAGCAGTTACCGATGAACAAATCGAAAATGTGCTTGGTTCAGGAAACGAAGAGGAAGATCCCGACGATGAAATTTACGAAGAGGATGATGATTTCgaggatgaagatgaagatgaagatgacgacaacgacgacggtGGATGGATAACTCCCAGCAACATCAAACAGGTCAAACGTGACATGGGAATGGATCTGCACGAAGAGGCACCAACAACCGTGGCCTGCATCACAACCGATTATGCTTTGCAAAATGTGCTGAAACAGATTGGCTTGCAGGTTGCAGCACTGGACGGTCGTATCATCAAGCAGGTACGCACGTACATTTTACGGTGTTATTCCTGTTTTAAAACGACACCAGATGCGACAAAGACGTTCTGCCCGAAATGTGGCAATAGGACGTTGAAGAAAGTAGCCGTCAGCTTGGACAGTGAGGGTAAACAGATTATCCACATAAACACTCGGCGGCCGCTGACGGCCAAGTACAAAAATCGACCAGTGGCTAAGTTCGATGGTGGGAAGTATGCTACCAATCCGCTGCTGTTCGAAGATCAACCATTGCCACAGCAACGCATCTCGCGGAAGGCTCGTTCGAAGACAAACGCCCTTGGGGATGATTATACGGCCGGTTACTCTCCGTTCGTGATGAGGGATGTGGATTCGCGTTCGGCCGTACTGCGAGGATCTTCGAATCTGAAGCAGCGAATGACTAACTATGCGTATGACAACAAACGTCGAGGGTATAAGAAGTAG
- the LOC128310658 gene encoding zinc finger CCHC-type and RNA-binding motif-containing protein 1-like — MSKQKLVPDIQRTAYISNLPYDLTNIDVHKLFSKHGKIVKVTILRDKTTRKSKGVAFVLFANASEALECCNACNDTEMFGRTLKASIAKDNGKSGEHAQRKQYPDKSRCYECGEEGHMSYSCPKNVLGSKTPPRKGGHMRAKRKHQNEEEATGWGSECESDAPVVRADLEMTAVNTKKVKYKKSAYFSDDEELDTED, encoded by the exons ATGAGCAAACAGAAATTGGTGCCAGACATCCAAAGGACAGCGTACATTTCAAACCTTCCCTACGATCTAACCAACATTGATGTGCATAAACTATTTTCCAAACATGGCAAAATTGTGAA AGTTACTATACTTCGTGATAAAACAACCAGAAAGAGCAAAGGTGTTGCCTTTGTCCTATTCGCCAATGCGTCGGAAGCATTGGAATGTTGCAACGCATGCAATGATACGGAAATGTTTGGCCGAACATTGAAGGCGAGTATCGCAAAGGACAATGGTAAATCGGGAGAGCATGCTCAACGTAAACAGTATCCAGACAAGAGCCGCTGTTACGAGTGTGGAGAAGAGGGACACATGAGCTATAGCTGTCCCAAGAATGTGCTGGGAAGTAAAACACCACCACGAAAGGGTGGCCACATGAgagcgaaacgaaaacatCAAAATGAAGAGGAAGCTACCGGTTGGGGTAGTGAATGTGAATCGGATGCACCGGTTGTGAGAGCTGATTTAGAAATGACTGCTGTGAATACGAAGAAGGTGAAGTACAAAAAAAGTGCTTACTTCAGCGACGACGAAGAACTCGATACAGAAGATTAA
- the LOC128297360 gene encoding mediator of RNA polymerase II transcription subunit 4, whose translation MSSYHLSTRERLLAIINDIEIVAKELIENTIAPKAQKMSSTDHAQLVELLVLKDKELKSTLQLAAEQAGIEKNMDALREQVRKQDEEINQLQKQLKEAEQILATSIFQARQKLASITKANKRPVSSEELIKFAHRISASHAICAPLTWQQGDLRRPYPTDIEMRLGFLGKSDLNINGHNLQQPNSLNEMHRNTSVSGAAGGAGAGGEIPVSAQNQFAWHPSGELHMSMGSGGGSVSLDTRAHKDASQDDVEVMSTESSSSSSSDSQ comes from the exons ATGTCCTCGTATCATCTCAGCACGCGAGAGCGGCTACTGGCCATCATAAACGATATAGAAATCGTTGCCAA GGAACTGATCGAGAACACCATCGCTCCGAAGGCACAGAAAATGTCCAGTACCGATCACGCACAGCTGGTCGAACTGCTCGTCCTGAAAGATAAGGAATTGAAATCAACCCTTCAGTTAGCTGCGGAACAGGCTGGTATTGAGAAGAACATGGATGCGTTACGGGAGCAGGTGCGGAAACAGGACGAAGAGATCAACCAGCTTCAGAAGCAGCTGAAGGAAGCGGAACAAATTCTTGCTACGTCCATATTCCAAGCGCGACAAAAGCTGGCCAGTATTACGAAGGCTAACAAAAGGCCAGTTTCTTCGGAGGAGCTTATCAAGTTTGCCCACCGCATCAGTGCGTCACATGCGATTTGTGCACCGCTTACTTGGCAGCAGGGTGATCTGCGCCGCCCTTACCCAACAGACATTGAGATGCGACTAGGATTCCTGGGAAAGTCGGATCTCAACATCAATGGACACAATCTGCAACAGCCCAACAGTTTGAACGAGATGCATCGAAACACGTCCGTGTCGGGAGCAGCGGGTGGTGCCGGAGCCGGCGGTGAGATCCCGGTATCCGCACAGAACCAGTTTGCATGGCATCCTTCCGGGGAGTTGCATATGTCGATGGGCTCCGGTGGTGGATCGGTTTCATTGGACACACGGGCGCACAAAGATGCATCGCAGGATGATGTGGAAGTTATGTCTACGGAAAGTTCTAGCTCGAGCTCTAGCGATTCCCAATGA
- the LOC128310657 gene encoding adipocyte plasma membrane-associated protein Hemomucin: MGLLYRVRVRVINCLIFFLLVVLLPRLPPKTTFPFEGFRFAKPRELKGALEPTNHLDNAERLFEGKIYGPEALVVHGKDLFTTIHGGEVIRINGEHITHIAKFGKPCELSFEEETCGRPLGLAFDTKGSNLIVGDAYYGIWSVDLTTGNKEQLVSPDTVLEGKGVNRKGKLFNSVAVARNGDIFWTDSTSDFTLQDGVFSVFANPSGRLFQYDRSTGKNKVLLDRLYFANGVALSPNDEFVLVAETMASQIRRYYLTGPKAGTDDIFIDGLPGLVDNLVADAEGIWAPLIQAADDENPSLPQMLSNVPLIRKFAIRMLALAELPMRLIHQVFPNLHTQRIIHAIGHFESLIFFSPSRQTVVKISWSGRILGSLHGFDGSVGSVSHVAELGDYLYLGSPYNKFLARVPLPKMPKIEVRDVKYKPATETPAAPKPTTTTTTTPKPTTTTTTTPKPTTTTTTTPKPSTTTTTPKPATTTTPKPTTTTTTPKPTTTTTTPKPATTTTQKPKTTATPKATTTTPKPTEAPKVTTEVPVTAKKDDKKPSASQQPGSTKESPTEPAPIHEKVPNDTPKPKQEKLKVIKKGGEQGEL; the protein is encoded by the exons ATGGGCCTCCTGTACAGGGTTCGTGTGCGAGTCATCAACTGTTTGATCTTCTTCTTGTTGGTAGTGTTGCTTCCCCGCTTGCCACCGAAAACTACATTCCCATTCGAAGGATTTAG ATTCGCCAAGCCACGCGAGCTGAAAGGAGCACTAGAACCCACGAATCATCTGGACAATGCGGAACGACTGTTTGAGGGAAAGATCTATGGTCCGGAAGCTTTGGTCGTGCACGGAAAGGATCTATTCACCACGATCCATGGTGGTGAAGTAATTCGCATTAATGGCGAACATATTACGCACATTGCCAAATTCGGAAAACCATGTG AGTTATCATTCGAGGAGGAAACATGCGGTCGTCCGTTGGGACTAGCTTTCGACACGAAGGGATCAAACCTAATCGTTGGTGACGCCTACTACGGTATCTGGTCGGTTGATCTGACAACGGGCAACAAGGAACAGCTCGTTTCGCCTGACACCGTGTTAGAGGGCAAGGGAGTAAATCGTAAGGGAAAACTATTTAACAGCGTAGCGGTCGCTCGCAATGGCGATATCTTCTGGACGGATTCCACTTCCGACTTCACGCTGCAGGATGGAGTGTTCAGCGTTTTTGCCAATCCTTCGGGCCGTCTGTTCCAGTACGATCGCAGCACGGGCAAGAACAAAGTGTTGCTGGATCGTCTGTACTTTGCCAACGGTGTGGCATTGAGTCCCAATGACGAGTTCGTGCTGGTGGCGGAGACAATGGCATCGCAGATACGTCGGTACTATTTGACGGGACCGAAGGCCGGTACTGATGATATTTTCATCGATGGTCTGCCTGGTTTGGTTGATAATCTCGTGGCGGACGCGGAAGGCATTTGGGCTCCATTGATCCAAGCCGCTGACGATGAGAATCCTTCGCTTCCGCAAATGTTGTCCAACGTGCCGCTTATCCGCAAGTTTGCGATTCGTATGCTAGCCTTAGCTGAACTGCCCATGCGGCTAATCCACCAGGTGTTCCCTAATCTGCACACGCAGCGTATCATTCATGCGATTGGCCACTTTGAGTCGCTGATATTCTTTTCCCCAAGTCGTCAAACCGTCGTGAAGATCAGCTGGAGTGGCCGTATCCTCGGATCGCTGCATGGTTTTGACGGTAGCGTAGGAAGCGTGTCGCATGTGGCCGAACTGGGAGACTACCTGTACTTGGGCTCACCATACAATAAGTTTTTGGCACGCGTTCCCCTGCCGAAGATGCCAAAGATTGAGGTCCGCGATGTGAAGTACAAACCGGCAACAGAAACACCGGCTGCACCGAAaccgacaacaacaacgactACAACACCGAAACCGACGACTACTACCACGACTACCCCGAAACCGACGACTACTACCACGACGACACCGAAACCATCGACAACAACGACTACCCCAAAGCCGGCTACGACTACGACTCCTAAACCAACAACGACTACTACCACTCCTAAACCAACAACGACTACTACCACTCCCAAACCAGCAACTACTACTACCCAAAAGCCTAAAACTACGGCCACTCCTAAGGCGACTACTACCACTCCAAAACCAACAGAAGCTCCGAAAGTGACCACCGAAGTACCAGTGACAGCGAAGAAAGACGATAAGAAACCATCTGCATCGCAGCAACCGGGAAGCACAAAGGAATCCCCAACAGAGCCGGCCCCAATACACGAGAAAGTCCCCAACGATACTCCGAAACCGAAGCAGGAGAAACTGAAAGTGATCAAAAAGGGCGGTGAACAGGGAGAACTATAA